From Microbacterium invictum, the proteins below share one genomic window:
- a CDS encoding ATP-dependent Clp protease ATP-binding subunit encodes MNAQPTPGQEDQQSALEQFGINLTDRARNGKLDPVIGRDSEIRRVSQVLTRRTKNNPVLIGEPGVGKTAVVEGLAQRIVAGDVAESLKNKELITLDISALVAGAMYRGQFEERLKSVLKEITESEGRVITFIDELHTLMGAGGGEGSVAASNMLKPMLARGELRLIGATTLDEYREFIEKDAALERRFQQVYVGEPSVEDTIAILRGLKGRYEAHHGVTISDSALVAAASLSNRYIPSRQLPDKAIDLIDEAMSRLKMEIDSSPVEIDQLRRQVDRMRLEELALKKEKDAASKERLAALREQMDAATAELKVLDERWERERAGLNRVGDLKKQLDQAYTDRDRALREADYARASRLEYETIKRLEQEVAAAERAEQDPAEERMVNEQVTDEDIAAVIAAWTGIPVGRLLQGESEKLVHLEAELGKRLIGQKEAVKAVSDAVRRSRAGISDPNRPTGSFLFLGPTGVGKTELAKALAEFLFDDERAMVRIDMSEYGEKHSVARLVGAPPGYIGFEQGGQLTEAVRRRPYSVVLLDEVEKAHPEVFDILLQVLDDGRLTDGQGRTVDFTNTILVLTSNLGSPILIDPTLSAEVKREQVMDLVRHAFRPEFLNRLDDIVMFQALSEDDLAQIVELSVDALQRRLKDRRLTLAVTPDARAWLAERGYDPLFGARPLRRLIQSEIQDRLAMALLSGGVRDGDIVRVDVAADGSQLVLTSEGAVPASTPGDDDDEVIEAELLDD; translated from the coding sequence ATGAACGCACAACCCACGCCGGGGCAGGAGGACCAGCAGAGCGCCCTCGAGCAGTTCGGCATCAACCTCACCGACCGTGCCCGCAATGGCAAGCTCGACCCCGTCATCGGGCGTGACAGCGAGATCCGGCGCGTCAGCCAGGTGCTGACCCGCCGCACCAAGAACAACCCCGTGCTCATTGGCGAGCCCGGCGTCGGCAAGACCGCCGTCGTCGAAGGTCTCGCCCAGCGCATCGTCGCCGGCGACGTCGCCGAGTCGCTCAAGAACAAAGAGCTCATCACCCTCGACATCTCCGCACTCGTGGCCGGCGCCATGTACCGGGGCCAGTTCGAGGAGCGACTCAAGAGCGTGCTCAAGGAGATCACCGAGTCCGAAGGACGCGTCATCACCTTCATCGACGAGCTGCACACCCTCATGGGCGCCGGCGGCGGCGAGGGGTCGGTCGCGGCATCCAACATGCTCAAGCCGATGCTCGCGCGCGGCGAGCTGCGTCTCATCGGCGCCACCACCCTCGACGAGTACCGCGAGTTCATCGAGAAGGATGCCGCGCTCGAGCGCCGCTTCCAGCAGGTCTACGTCGGCGAGCCCAGCGTCGAGGACACGATCGCCATCCTCCGCGGGCTGAAGGGCCGGTACGAGGCCCACCACGGGGTGACCATCAGTGACAGTGCGCTGGTGGCCGCGGCCTCCCTCTCCAACCGCTACATCCCGTCGAGGCAGCTGCCCGACAAGGCGATCGACCTCATCGACGAGGCCATGAGCCGGCTGAAGATGGAGATCGACTCGAGCCCCGTCGAGATCGACCAGCTGCGCCGCCAGGTCGACCGCATGCGGCTGGAAGAGCTCGCGCTCAAGAAGGAGAAGGACGCGGCTTCCAAAGAGCGTCTGGCGGCGCTTCGCGAGCAGATGGATGCCGCGACCGCCGAACTGAAGGTCCTCGACGAGCGGTGGGAGCGCGAGCGTGCGGGCCTGAACCGTGTCGGCGACCTGAAGAAGCAGCTCGACCAGGCCTACACCGACCGCGACCGCGCACTGCGCGAAGCCGACTATGCCCGCGCGTCGCGGCTCGAGTACGAGACCATCAAGCGTCTCGAGCAGGAGGTCGCCGCCGCCGAGCGCGCCGAGCAGGACCCCGCCGAAGAGCGCATGGTGAACGAGCAGGTCACCGACGAGGACATCGCGGCCGTCATCGCCGCGTGGACCGGCATTCCGGTCGGGCGGCTGCTGCAGGGCGAGAGCGAGAAGCTCGTTCACCTCGAAGCCGAACTCGGCAAGCGGCTCATCGGGCAGAAGGAGGCCGTGAAGGCCGTGTCCGACGCCGTTCGCCGCTCGCGCGCGGGCATCAGCGACCCGAACCGGCCCACCGGGTCGTTCCTGTTCCTCGGCCCCACCGGCGTGGGCAAGACCGAGCTGGCCAAGGCGCTCGCCGAGTTCCTGTTCGACGACGAGCGGGCCATGGTCCGTATCGACATGAGCGAGTACGGCGAGAAGCACTCCGTCGCCCGTCTGGTCGGGGCCCCTCCCGGGTACATCGGCTTCGAGCAGGGCGGTCAGCTCACCGAGGCGGTCCGCCGTCGCCCCTACTCGGTCGTACTGCTCGACGAGGTCGAGAAGGCGCACCCCGAGGTGTTCGACATTCTGCTGCAGGTGCTCGACGACGGACGCCTCACCGACGGGCAGGGCCGGACCGTGGACTTCACGAACACGATCCTGGTGCTCACGAGCAACCTCGGTTCGCCGATCCTCATCGACCCGACGCTGTCGGCCGAGGTCAAGCGCGAGCAGGTCATGGACCTCGTGCGCCACGCCTTCCGGCCCGAGTTCCTCAACCGGCTCGACGACATCGTCATGTTCCAGGCGCTGAGCGAGGACGACCTCGCCCAGATCGTGGAGCTGTCGGTCGACGCGCTGCAGCGTCGCCTCAAGGACCGCCGGCTCACGCTCGCCGTCACCCCCGATGCCCGGGCGTGGCTGGCCGAGCGCGGGTACGACCCGCTGTTCGGCGCCCGGCCGCTGCGCCGCCTCATCCAGTCCGAGATCCAGGACCGTCTCGCCATGGCGCTGCTGTCGGGCGGCGTGCGCGACGGTGACATCGTGCGGGTGGACGTCGCAGCCGACGGCTCGCAGCTCGTGCTCACGAGCGAGGGTGCGGTGCCGGCGTCCACCCCCGGAGATGACGACGACGAGGTGATCGAGGCCGAGCTGCTCGACGACTGA
- a CDS encoding glucose-6-phosphate dehydrogenase has translation MTDDTTLVILGASGDLTSRLLLPALGQLLIREPARRVRLLGAAIEDGDDDRWRDVVRTAFATVGAESAYDRVAATTYRRADITDPDDLRSLLMDAGDRPILYFAVPPAVTTRACDALAGIHVPAGTVLALEKPFGSDEASARALNRVLTGIVPEEQVFRIDHFLGRSTTLNLLGARFANRVLEPVWSADHVESVVIRYDETLGLEGRAGYYDRAGALVDMLQSHLLQVMAVLAMEPPSTLGERDMRDARCAVLRATRVWHDDPVAGSRRARYAAGTVQGTAVPDYVDEPGVDPARQTETLAEMTCEIRTARWAGVPFTLRSGKAIGARHTEIVVRFKPVRHLPTGFTGSADGSVLRFTLGPDEMSLELNINGPGDPLHLDRAALTARLGEGQLLAYGEVLSGILDGDAALAVRGDAAEESWRIVQPVLDAWRRGDVPLDEYPAGSGGPAAWPEL, from the coding sequence ATGACCGACGACACCACGCTCGTGATCCTCGGCGCGTCCGGCGACCTCACCTCGCGCCTGCTCCTGCCCGCTCTCGGCCAACTGCTGATCCGGGAGCCCGCCCGCCGTGTCCGGCTGCTCGGCGCCGCCATCGAGGACGGCGATGACGATCGATGGCGCGACGTGGTGCGTACGGCGTTCGCCACCGTCGGCGCCGAGTCCGCCTACGACCGCGTGGCCGCGACGACCTACCGACGCGCCGACATCACCGACCCGGACGATCTGCGATCGCTGCTGATGGATGCCGGGGACCGGCCGATCCTGTACTTCGCGGTGCCGCCCGCCGTTACCACGCGAGCCTGCGACGCTCTGGCCGGCATCCACGTGCCCGCGGGGACGGTCCTGGCGCTGGAGAAGCCGTTCGGCTCGGACGAGGCCAGCGCCCGCGCCCTCAACCGGGTGCTGACCGGGATCGTGCCCGAGGAGCAGGTGTTCCGCATCGATCACTTCCTGGGCCGGTCGACGACGCTCAACCTGCTCGGTGCCCGGTTCGCGAACCGCGTGCTCGAGCCGGTGTGGTCGGCCGATCACGTCGAGTCGGTCGTGATCCGGTACGACGAGACCCTGGGTCTGGAGGGCCGCGCCGGCTACTACGACCGCGCCGGGGCGCTGGTCGACATGCTGCAGAGCCATCTGCTGCAGGTCATGGCCGTGCTCGCGATGGAGCCGCCGTCGACGCTGGGCGAGCGCGACATGCGCGACGCGCGGTGCGCGGTGCTGCGGGCCACCCGCGTCTGGCACGACGACCCGGTGGCCGGCTCGCGCCGGGCACGCTACGCGGCCGGGACCGTGCAGGGCACCGCGGTGCCGGATTACGTGGACGAGCCCGGCGTGGACCCGGCCCGCCAGACCGAGACGCTCGCCGAGATGACGTGCGAGATCCGCACCGCGCGCTGGGCGGGCGTGCCGTTCACCCTGCGGTCGGGCAAGGCGATCGGGGCGCGCCACACCGAGATCGTGGTCCGGTTCAAGCCGGTGCGGCACCTGCCCACGGGGTTCACCGGTTCGGCCGACGGGTCGGTGCTGCGGTTCACGCTGGGCCCCGACGAGATGTCGCTGGAGCTGAACATCAACGGCCCCGGTGATCCGCTGCATCTGGATCGTGCCGCGCTGACCGCCCGCCTGGGCGAGGGGCAGCTGCTGGCCTACGGCGAGGTGCTGTCCGGCATCCTCGACGGCGACGCCGCGCTGGCGGTGCGTGGCGACGCCGCCGAGGAGAGCTGGCGCATCGTGCAGCCGGTGCTCGACGCGTGGCGGAGGGGCGACGTGCCCCTCGACGAGTACCCGGCCGGCTCGGGCGGGCCGGCGGCCTGGCCGGAGCTGTGA
- a CDS encoding glycoside hydrolase family 15 protein: MPAPIEDYALLSNRRTVALVSRQGSIDWLCLPRYDSPSVFGALLGDEEHGCWSLHPVDRDADVTRQYDGDSFVLVTRWESDGGVAEVHDFMPLDGERADVVRRIVGISGTVSFETRLWLRFDYARGMPWVRQVPEPEGPALLAVVGPGAVVVRGAELTADAHSHRGILTAEAGTTIDLTMTWFPSHLAVPARVDVDVVCEATRTWWQEWAGRIDHTGPHHDKVVRSLLVLNALSHADTGGIVAAATTSLPEEFGGERNWDYRYVWLRDAAMTLEALIGHGFLGEAERWRGWLLRAVAGDPADVQIMYGIAGERDLPERTLTSLPGYAGSRPVRIGNGAVSQFQGDVIGEVLLALEAARAAGLEETSFSWPLQRALVERVVATIDRPDNGMWEIRGEPQKFTHSRAMMWAALDCGVRAVIESGLDGDGETWARWRDRLRAEIDEQGVHPTGGHFVQYYGSEQLDASLLLLPEVGFCAHDDPRMLATVDAIERDLMRDGLLLRYRTDTGVDGLAGDEHPFLACSFWLVEQYAATGRDADAAALMERLCALTNDVGLLSEEYDVDHRRHVGNTPQAFSHLALVRAADALAGRPEGTSRRR; this comes from the coding sequence ATGCCCGCGCCGATTGAGGATTATGCCCTGCTCAGCAACCGCCGGACGGTCGCGCTCGTGTCGCGGCAGGGGAGCATCGACTGGCTGTGCCTGCCCCGATACGACTCGCCCTCCGTGTTCGGCGCGCTGCTGGGCGATGAGGAGCACGGCTGCTGGAGCCTGCACCCCGTCGACCGGGATGCCGATGTCACGCGGCAGTACGACGGTGACTCGTTCGTGCTCGTCACGCGGTGGGAGAGCGACGGCGGGGTGGCCGAAGTCCACGACTTCATGCCGCTGGACGGAGAGCGCGCCGACGTCGTGCGACGTATCGTCGGCATCTCGGGCACGGTCTCGTTCGAGACGCGCCTGTGGCTGCGCTTCGACTACGCGCGTGGCATGCCCTGGGTGCGGCAGGTGCCCGAGCCCGAGGGGCCCGCTCTGCTGGCCGTCGTCGGGCCGGGTGCCGTCGTCGTCCGCGGCGCGGAGCTGACCGCCGACGCGCACAGCCACCGCGGCATCCTCACCGCCGAGGCCGGCACCACGATCGACCTGACGATGACCTGGTTCCCGTCGCACCTGGCCGTGCCGGCGCGCGTCGACGTCGACGTCGTCTGCGAAGCCACGCGCACCTGGTGGCAGGAGTGGGCGGGCCGGATCGACCACACGGGCCCGCACCATGACAAGGTGGTGCGCTCGCTGCTGGTGCTGAACGCCCTCAGCCACGCCGACACCGGTGGCATCGTCGCGGCGGCGACCACGTCGCTGCCCGAGGAGTTCGGCGGCGAACGCAACTGGGATTATCGCTACGTGTGGCTGCGGGATGCCGCGATGACGCTCGAGGCGTTGATCGGGCACGGGTTCCTCGGCGAAGCCGAACGGTGGCGGGGCTGGCTGCTGCGCGCTGTCGCCGGCGACCCCGCAGACGTTCAGATCATGTACGGCATCGCCGGCGAGCGCGACCTGCCCGAGCGGACGCTGACGAGCCTGCCGGGGTACGCCGGCTCACGACCCGTGCGCATCGGCAACGGGGCGGTGTCGCAGTTTCAGGGCGACGTCATCGGCGAGGTGCTGCTGGCGTTGGAGGCGGCCCGTGCTGCGGGGCTGGAGGAGACGAGCTTCTCGTGGCCGCTGCAACGCGCGCTCGTCGAACGCGTCGTGGCGACGATCGACCGGCCGGACAACGGCATGTGGGAGATCCGCGGCGAACCGCAGAAGTTCACGCACTCACGCGCCATGATGTGGGCGGCGCTGGACTGCGGGGTGCGCGCGGTGATCGAGTCGGGCCTGGACGGCGATGGCGAGACATGGGCGCGGTGGCGCGACCGGCTGCGCGCCGAGATCGACGAGCAGGGCGTGCATCCGACCGGCGGTCACTTCGTGCAGTACTACGGGTCGGAGCAGCTCGACGCGTCGCTGCTGTTGCTGCCCGAGGTCGGGTTCTGCGCGCACGACGATCCGCGCATGCTCGCCACCGTCGACGCCATTGAGCGCGATCTCATGCGCGACGGCCTGCTGCTGCGTTACCGCACCGACACCGGGGTCGACGGGCTCGCCGGCGACGAGCACCCCTTCCTCGCGTGCTCGTTCTGGCTGGTCGAGCAGTACGCGGCGACGGGGCGCGACGCCGATGCGGCGGCGCTCATGGAGCGGCTGTGTGCGCTGACCAATGACGTCGGACTGCTGTCGGAGGAGTACGACGTCGACCATCGCCGGCATGTCGGGAACACCCCGCAGGCCTTCTCCCACCTCGCGCTCGTCCGCGCCGCTGACGCGCTCGCCGGGCGTCCCGAGGGCACCTCGCGCCGCCGGTGA